One window from the genome of Garra rufa chromosome 1, GarRuf1.0, whole genome shotgun sequence encodes:
- the bptf gene encoding nucleosome-remodeling factor subunit BPTF, giving the protein MAVIKTGDVNAIHVFERRETVVERDAAEEDSEDENKQTWYYSTKVQLAEMLDVLDKDYWENDLCSVLEEMREEIHSHMDITEELTNKARGNNKAYLTVANDVILDRLKTKQEAELEEVKRRAAEEAERARLEAKSVAGDPAAADQMNSNGSCSQQDSSNGTAMNEQTSADASVPAVPTADMSSTNVPELAASSSVIPAKPDSQNPTGNAVTSSSSGEEKGEGTEGVKELAGKSSESAGHGEGDSVLEPEPAQMADENSCSSHFSISDCLRGPEEPDLVDRSSQSSLNSQDDTGEGKANGDSAKTGSSRMITRLRNPDSKLSQRKVMQDKDGSSQDGSRALKETPPMSSFGSFKRESNKSSGFFKLGQEGKFRVYHNQYSTNTLALNKHQHREDHDKRRHLSHKFCMTPAGEFKWNGSLYGSKALTVSTLRLSIIQLENNIPAPFLHPNWASHRSNWIKAVQMCSKAREFALALAILECAIKPVVMLPMWKDSLGHTRLHRMTSVEREEKEKVKKREKKLEDEETMQQATWVKYTFPIKHQVWKQKGEEYRVTGYGGWSWVSKTHVHRFFTKLPGNTNVNYRKALEAAKTGMDSQAVLQETPKTSVKTDEILSQNVPDKENAQDTSLDSSEDKIPMEKDHVLKDEEQNEEKENETVEKNEPVEEMDISTPNSLNDEAANITNASSDDSPLKAEPSDSEVAKDSAPNQPQQTFWHDVVNVSDGFLLRTAYKKMKASKLDGLLERRVKQFTIEEKQRLEKLKQGTSSKPLTEKKEENKETTFAAEDQKVKIEGTLSETPKSRQTEGVACLAIQEKDNVVKKLDFNQEDEQAKTNTSGQKNVLDVRLNDSGDLAPKDHQQKLPESELKTGNRVAMSELNGNSQSLDQSLNAKPDKTVTETTSPPEDSERKDIIENNENDLDVKRTVPVQVNGKDGLVDTECKNLTDNVNTDEIKAISPKEPVKSLMNGDATQECLKEWTNSTIPQVNSDEEKGVTKLDPDYPPPQKVAKVENNIVGPVDISVSSSIPEPSSVASEPNAGSEVPSHSSKVEPMQVEEAKPPVPSPVPSAEESSLSSDLTENSSSVGESTTVITQVTTTTTTVSTESRMVLSSRDSLASNNGISPSVPADSKVESTSSVSKLSTTTTTTVTKVLNSSQEATLTKECKTTITKTLIDATSSPSGSTVKAMTVSQEYSTRDRVRLLKFSRTKKTRSGTALPSYRKFVTKSSKKSIFVLPNDELKKLARRGGIREVPIFNYNAKPALDIWPYPSPRPTFGITWRYRLQTVRSLAGVSLMLRLLWACLRWDDMSVKPSPTGGTTRTETSDTDITTTEIIKRRDVGPYGIRSEYCIRKIICPLGVPETPKETPTPQRKGLRSSALRPKKPEPAKQTGPVVIETWVAEEDLELWEIRAFTERVEREKAQAADPTKVSVQKKAEEVKAQLEAQLKQQRLAAQQKRLEQQKPSSTSSTPTLTSTPTTPGTTTQKVVVGSISGQVTSAPKVVMTTKLGSPVTFQQNKNFQQSFASWVKQGQQGGTVSTSSVVTVAASSATTSGQTFHIATAAGSVAGSVIAAKLPVPANSKIVTVNVPSTQGGLVQVQQKVVGIIPSSTAGTAQSFPAFQPRTATINIRPNTTTTTQQVITTGTALRPGMTVIRSPLQQTTTLGKTIIRTPLMVQQGQAQQTVQTSSGAQAVGTPPRLSAPNQAQTPQTAASPRPQQGQVKLTLAQLTQLTQGAQGGNQGLTVVIQGQGQTTGQLQVIPQGVTVIPGPGQQLMQAAMPNGQVQRFLFTPMAPAPVSAPAAPVTTTSSGVPATAAPAAATSTTPAPIQPAARLAPQPQPPTSLPPTSSLPPSQPIQQAPTPVPNAVVPQPTPHVQPHPPVQLRPQPPIPPQTSVPAPTPIPVPVPTPTPQIAQVTATAPLQQVTTLPVAQTTVTKVQPQIQLPPQLLSVPGLQQQVISHIQSQVAAQIQAQVQQVGTTAGMPQQIKLQLPIQIQQQSGGQDQTHQIQNLVTIQTASVQEQLQRIQQLCEQQQQKKKQQEAKREQAQQQVSQSDLIQKQVAQKQNVAIEQLKQKKTMTPAEREENQRMIVCNQVMKFILDKIDKDERQAAKKRKREESVEQKRSKQNASKLSALLFKHKEQLKADILKKRALLDKELQLQVQEELKRDLIKLRREKEKAQAAAAQAAAAAAAASAHVHSGLSSYTTTVTSPSSAHKRKRDEERDASKSKRKKMISTTSKDSKRDIKLYCICKTPYDESKFYIGCDLCSNWYHGECVGITEKEAKKMDDYICSECKRAQEGSTEELYCICRTPYDESQFYIGCDRCQNWYHGRCVGILQSEATHIDEYVCPQCQSTEDAMTVLTPLTDKDYEGLKRILRSLQSHKMAWPFLEPVDPNDAPDYYGIIKEPMDLSTMEERIQKRYYSKLTEFVADMTKIFDNCRYYNPSDSPFYQCAEFLESFFVQKLKAFKASRSHNNKLQSSAS; this is encoded by the exons GTAAGAGCTCAGAGTCTGCTGGTCACGGTGAAGGAGATTCTGTATTAGAGCCTGAACCTGCGCAGATGGCGGACGAGAACAGCTGCAGCAGTCATTTCTCCATTTCTGACTGCCTGCGAGGTCCTGAAGAGCCTGACTTGGTGGACAGGTCCTCACAGTCTTCTCTCAACAGCCAAGATGATACAG GTGAGGGTAAAGCTAATGGGGATAGCGCAAAAACAGGATCCTCACGCATGATTACGCGACTCCGAAACCCTGACAGCAAGCTAAGTCAACGCAAGGTCATGCAGGACAAAGACGGCAGCTCTCAAGATGGTAGCAGAGCACTTAAAGAG ACTCCTCCTATGTCATCCTTTGGCTCCTTTAAGAGAGAGTCAAACAAGAGCAGTGGCTTTTTCAAACTGGGCCAGGAGGGCAAGTTTCGCGTCTACCACAACCAGTACAGCACTAACACACTTGCACTGAACAAGCACCAACACCGTGAGGACCACGACAAACGCAGACACCTCTCCCACAAGTTCTGCATGACCCCTGCTGGTGAGTTCAAGTGGAACGGATCGCTGTATGGCTCCAAAGCCCTGACCGTGTCCACGCTGAGATTAAGCATCATCCAGCTGGAGAACAACATCCCCGCTCCTTTCTTGCATCCCAACTGGGCGTCACACAG GTCAAACTGGATAAAGGCTGTCCAGATGTGCAGCAAGGCCAGAGAGTTTGCTTTAGCGTTGGCCATTCTGGAGTGTGCGATCAAACCAGTGGTCATGCTACCTATGTGGAAGGATTCTCTGGGACACACAAG GCTTCATCGCATGACCTCTGTGGAGcgggaagagaaagagaaggtgaaaaagagagagaaaaagctAGAAGATGAAGAGACTATGCAGCAGGCCACATGGGTGAAGTACACGTTCCCCATCAAACACCAG GTGTGGAAGCAGAAAGGTGAGGAATACAGAGTAACTGGGTATGGAGGCTGGAGCTGGGTGAGTAAGACACACGTCCATCGCTTTTTCACAAAGCTACCTGGAAACACCAACGTCAATTACCGGAAAGCACTTGAGG CAGCTAAAACTGGAATGGACAGTCAGGCAGTTCTCCAAGAAACACCAAAAACGTCTGTTAAAACGGATGAAATTTTATCTCAAAATGTGCCTGATAAAGAAAATGCCCAGGACACTTCACTAGATTCTTCTGAAGATAAAATCCCTATGGAGAAAGATCATGTCTTAAAAGATGAAGAACAAAATGAAGAAAAAGAGAATGAAACGGTTGAGAAAAATGAACCTGTGGAAGAAATGGACATCAGCACACCTAACTCTCTAAATGATGAAGCAG CTAACATCACAAATGCCTCATCCGATGACTCTCCTTTGAAAGCAGAGCCTTCGGATAGTGAGGTGGCGAAGGATAGTGCCCCGAATCAGCCCCAGCAAACCTTCTGGCATGACGTTGTGAATGTCAGCGATGGCTTCTTGCTTCGCACGGCATACAAGAAAATGAAAGCATCAAAACTTGATGGCCTTTTGGAGAGACGGGTCAAACAGTTTACCATTGAAGAGAAGCAGAGGCTTGAGAAACTCAAGCAGGGCACCAGTTCTAAACCCTTGACTGAAAAGAAAGAGGAAAACAAGGAGACAACCTTTGCTGCTGAAGACCAAAAGGTCAAGATTGAAGGAACTCTCTCTGAAACTCCAAAGTCTAGACAGACCGAGGGGGTAGCATGTCTAGCGATCCAGGAAAAAGACAATGTGGTCAAAAAGCTTGATTTTAACCAAGAGGACGAACAGGCAAAGACAAACACTTCAGGACAGAAGAACGTTCTGGATGTCAGATTAAATGACTCTGGTGACTTAGCCCCTAAAGATCATCAGCAGAAGTTGCCAGAGTCTGAACTTAAGACTGGCAATAGGGTAGCAATGTCTGAGCTTAATGGGAACTCTCAAAGTCTGGATCAAAGCTTGAATGCTAAACCTGATAAAACTGTTACGGAAACTACGTCTCCGCCTGAAGACTCTGAGAGAAAGGACATCATTGAAAACAATGAGAATGATCTAGATGTAAAAAGAACAGTGCCTGTGCAAGTAAATGGAAAGGATGGTCTTGTTGACACtgaatgtaagaatttgactgaTAATGTTAACACAGACGAGATTAAAGCAATATCACCAAAGGAACCAGTGAAGTCACTAATGAACGGTGACGCCACTCAAGAGTGTCTTAAAGAATGGACTAATAGCACGATTCCTCAGGTGAATTCGGATGAGGAGAAAGGAGTTACCAAGCTTGACCCAGATTATCCCCCGCCTCAGAAAGTGGCCAAGGTGGAAAACAACATTGTAGGACCTGTAGACATCTCGGTTAGTTCCTCTATACCCGAACcgtcttctgtagcttccgagCCAAACGCAGGATCCGAGGTGCCTAGTCATAGCTCGAAGGTGGAACCGATGCAAGTCGAGGAGGCAAAGCCTCCAGTTCCTTCACCCGTCCCTTCAGCGGAAGAGTCCAGCTTAAGCAGCGACCTCACTGAAAACAGCAGCAGCGTTGGTGAGTCTACAACTGTCATTACTCAAGTCACCACAACTACCACCACAGTATCCACAGAGTCCCGCATGGTGTTGAGCTCACGTGACAGTCTTGCTTCCAATAACGGGATCAGTCCGTCCGTACCAGCAGATTCTAAGGTGGAGTCTACCAGCTCTGTTTCAAAACTCTCCACTACAACCACCACTACTGTTACCAAGGTTTTGAACTCGTCCCAGGAAGCCACTCTAACGAAAGAGTGCAAGACCACCATCACAAAAACTCTGATTGACGCAACGTCGAGTCCTAGTGGCTCCACTGTGAAAGCGATGACGGTGAGTCAGGAATATTCCACCAGGGACAGGGTACGACTGTTAAAGTTCTCTCGCACCAAGAAAACGAGGTCTGGAACAGCCTTGCCCTCGTACCGCAAGTTTGTGACCAAGAGTAGCAAGAAGAGCATCTTTGTGCTTCCCAATGACGAGCTGAAGAAACTCGCAAGGCGCGGCGGCATCCGTGAAGTTCCCATCTTTAATTATAACGCCAAGCCGGCCCTAGACATCTGGCCCTACCCATCTCCACGACCAACATTTGGGATCACATGGAG ATACCGACTCCAGACGGTGAGGTCTTTGGCTGGAGTGAGCCTTATGCTACGGCTACTTTGGGCTTGCCTCAGATGGGACGATATGTCAGTGAAACCCTCACCCACAGGAGGAACAACGCGAACAG AGACATCTGACACTGATATCACCACCACTGAGATCATCAAGCGGAGAGATGTTGGTCCTTACGGCATTCGTTCTGAGTATTGCATCAGGAAGATCATTTGTCCCCTTGGGGTGCCTGAGACTCCCAAAG aaacTCCTACACCTCAAAGGAAAGGGCTTCGTTCGAGTGCTCTGAGACCAAAGAAGCCAGAACCAGCTAAACAGACGGGGCCTGTTGTGATCGAAACCTGGGTGGCCGAGGAAGACCTGGAACTCTGGGAGATTCGAGCCTTTACTGAAAG GGTTGAGAGGGAAAAGGCACAAGCAGCTGACCCAACTAAGGTTAGTGTGCAGAAGAAAGCAGAGGAGGTCAAGGCCCAATTGGAAGCTCAACTAAAGCAGCAGAGATTGGCAGCCCAGCAG AAACGGCTGGAACAGCAGAAGCCTAGCAGCACCAGCAGCACACCCACCTTGACCAGCACCCCTACGACCCCTGGGACCACGACTCAGAAGGTGGTGGTGGGCTCTATTAGCGGTCAGGTAACTTCGGCGCCAAAAGTGGTCATGACCACCAAGTTGGGCTCTCCAGTGACATTCCAGCAAAACAAGAACTTCCAGCAGTCCTTTGCTTCCTGGGTCAAGCAGGGCCAACAAGGCGGCACAG TCTCTACCAGTTCGGTTGTGACTGTGGCGGCGAGTAGCGCCACCACGTCCGGGCAAACGTTCCACATCGCTACTGCTGCGGGGTCGGTGGCCGGCAGCGTCATCGCCGCTAAACTACCTGTTCCAGCCAACAGCAAGATAGTCACAGTGAACGTGCCAAGCACTCAAGGAG GTTTGGTGCAGGTCCAGCAGAAGGTGGTGGGCATCATTCCATCAAGCACAGCGGGCACCGCACAGTCCTTCCCTGCATTCCAGCCCCGTACGGCCACCATCAACATCAGACCCAACACAACCACCACCACACAACAG GTCATTACGACTGGAACCGCTCTCCGGCCAGGGATGACTGTGATACGCTCTCCTCTGCAACAGACCACCACTTTGGGCAAGACTATCATTCGCACACCCCTGATGGTTCAGCAAG GTCAAGCACAACAGACAGTGCAGACGAGTTCAGGCGCTCAAGCGGTGGGCACTCCTCCTCGCCTCTCCGCACCAAACCAAGCCCAGACCCCACAGACGGCTGCTTCTCCCCGACCACAGCAGGGACAGGTCAAACTCACCCTGGCTCAGCTTACACAGCTCACGCAGGGGGCTCAG GGAGGGAACCAGGGCTTGACGGTTGTGATCCAGGGTCAAGGTCAGACTACAGGCCAGCTGCAGGTCATTCCTCAAGGGGTGACGGTCATTCCAGGGCCCGGTCAGCAGCTCATGCAGGCAGCCATGCCCAACGGCCAAGTCCAGCGGTTCCTGTTCACGCCTATGGCCCCTGCACCAGTGTCTGCCCCCGCTGCCCCCGTCACGACAACCTCATCAGGTGTCCCAGCCACAGCTGCACCAGCTGCTGCTACCAGCACAACTCCTGCACCCATTCAGCCAG CTGCTCGTCTTGCTCCACAGCCCCAGCCTCCGACCTCACTTCCCCCCACATCATCTCTTCCCCCATCACAGCCGATCCAGCAAGCACCCACCCCAGTCCCAAATGCAGTCGTTCCCCAACCAACTCCACATGTACAGCCCCACCCGCCCGTGCAACTCCGACCTCAACCCCCGATCCCTCCTCAAACTTCAGTCCCGGCCCCCACACCCATCCCCGTCCCTGTCCCTACCCCCACCCCTCAAATTGCACAGGTGACAGCCACCGCACCCCTTCAACAGGTCACCACCCTCCCCGTCGCCCAGACCACGGTTACCAAAGTCCAGCCCCAGATCCAGCTCCCCCCGCAGCTCCTCAGTGTTCCCGGGCTCCAGCAGCAGGTCATCTCCCACATCCAGAGTCAGGTAGCGGCCCAGATTCAAGCTCAGGTCCAGCAGGTCGGGACCACAGCCGGGATGCCCCAGCAGATCAAACTGCAACTGCCCATTCAGATCCAGCAGCAGAGCGGAGGACAAGACCAAACGCACCAGATCCAGAATCTAGTGACCATCCAGACGGCCAGCGTACAGGAGCAGCTCCAGCGGATTCAACAGCTCTGCGAACAACAGCAGCAGAAGAAGAAACAGCAGGAGGCTAAGAGAGAGCAGGCCCAGCAGCAAGTCAGCCAGAGCGACCTGATACAGAAACAG GTGGCTCAGAAGCAGAATGTGGCCATCGAGCAGTTAAAACAGAAGAAAACCATGACTCCTGCTGAAAGAGAGGAGAACCAGAG GATGATTGTCTGTAACCAGGTGATGAAGTTCATCCTGGATAAAATCGATAAGGACGAGAGGCAGGCGGCCAAAAAGAGGAAACGGGAGGAGTCGGTGGAGCAAAAGCGCAGCAAGCAGAACGCCAGCAAGCTGTCGGCGCTGCTCTTCAAACACAAAGAGCAGCTCAAGGCTGATATCCTGAAGAAAAGAGCGCTGCTTGATAAAGAACTACAGCTGCAAGTGCAG GAGGAGTTAAAACGCGATCTCATTAAACTGCGGCGGGAGAAGGAGAAAGCTCAGGCTGCGGCGGCACAAGCTGCAGCAGCCGCTGCGGCCGCCAGCGCACACGTGCACAGCGGTCTCTCCTCGTACACCACCACGGTCACATCCCCCTCCTCCGCACACAAACGCAAGCGGGACGAGGAGAGAGACGCCTCCAAGTCCAAACGCAAAAAGATGATCTCCACTACCTCAAAGGACAGCAAGAGGGACATCAAGTTGTACTGCATCTGCAAGACGCCCTACGATGAGTCTAA GTTCTACATTGGTTGTGACCTCTGCTCTAACTGGTATCACGGAGAGTGTGTGGGCATCACCGAGAAAGAAGCCAAGAAGATGGATGACTACATCTGTTCAGAATGTAAACGGGCTCaggagggaagcacagaggagctcTACTGCATCTGCAGAACTCCATACGACGAGTCACA GTTCTACATCGGTTGCGATCGCTGTCAGAACTGGTACCACGGGCGCTGCGTGGGCATCCTACAGAGCGAAGCCACACATATCGACGAGTATGTGTGCCCGCAGTGCCAGTCTACAGAGGATGCCATGACGGTCCTGACGCCACTCACAGATAAAGACTATGAGGGGCTGAAGCGAATCCTACGCTCCTTACAG TCCCATAAGATGGCGTGGCCGTTCCTGGAACCAGTGGATCCGAATGATGCTCCAGATTATTATGGGATCATCAAGGAACCGATGG ACCTTTCTACAATGGAGGAGAGGATACAGAAACGCTATTACAGCAAACTCACAGAGTTCGTAGCGGACATGACCAAAATCTTCGACAACTGCCGCTACTACAATCCCAGCGACTCGCCTTTTTACCAGTGTGCTGAGTTCCTGGAGTCTTTCTTTGTACAGAAACTCAAAGCTT